One genomic region from Anopheles bellator chromosome 2, idAnoBellAS_SP24_06.2, whole genome shotgun sequence encodes:
- the LOC131210623 gene encoding uncharacterized protein LOC131210623 translates to MEALDVIEKRIDHLNELLGPLPTTESQAENLTEAILSASSFLPSASTGHLADGAARGAILETFKRKDELETYLDPAYLEEKQDIKAKEMYINTIANDLAGTFETLQKIKTLEPTLGAEYFRSLPDVSDQLKAMNATMGEAKQANELLEESLVIAMQRYGEIQTGIKDSLKAMTDRLDQLEERLAEKKKQDKDV, encoded by the coding sequence ATGGAAGCCCTAGATGTGATCGAGAAACGTATCGACCACCTCAACGAGTTGCTCGGACCACTACCAACGACCGAAAGTCAGGCGGAAAACCTGACCGAGGCCATCCTGTCGGCTTCGTCATTCCTACCGtccgccagcaccggccaccTGGCGGATGGCGCTGCCCGGGGAGCGATCCTGGAAACGTTCAAGCGAAAGGACGAACTGGAAACGTACCTAGACCCGGCGTACCTCGAGGAGAAGCAGGACATTAAGGCGAAGGAAATGTACATCAACACGATAGCGAACGATTTGGCCGGCACGTTCGAGACGCtgcagaaaatcaaaaccctCGAGCCGACCCTCGGGGCCGAGTACTTCCGCAGCCTGCCCGACGTGAGCGACCAGCTGAAGGCGATGAACGCAACGATGGGGGAAGCGAAACAGGCCAACGAACTGCTCGAGGAAAGTTTGGTGATCGCGATGCAACGCTACGGCGAAATTCAGACGGGAATCAAAGATTCGCTCAAAGCTATGACCGATCGTCTCGATCAGCTCGAGGAGCGACTggcggagaagaagaagcaagaTAAAGATGTTTAA
- the LOC131211017 gene encoding histidine-rich glycoprotein, producing the protein MFKSIIFVTLFVGVCYAGLIHHHQADDDDVSETEHHHNIEHKHATSHQSFKFHHFHAVPVYVKKEDQQFLKHPVEISGLKHNLKIVHPETEPHHGHGLTLENHSEFDSKLHGGHGYDLGHAGSEHIGQDHFSGHEYEHHQYGHELEEGDDN; encoded by the exons ATGTTTAAATCAATT ATCTTCGTGACGCTGTTTGTTGGCGTGTGCTACGCCGGCCTGATCCACCATCATCaggccgacgatgatgatgtgtcGGAAACGGAGCACCATCACAACATCGAGCATAAGCACGCGACTTCGCATCAGAGCTTCAAGTTCCACCACTTCCACGCCGTCCCGGTGTACGTTAAGAAGGAGGACCAGCAGTTCCTGAAGCACCCGGTGGAGATCTCCGGTCTGAAGCACAACCTGAAG ATCGTTCACCCGGAGACTGAACcgcaccacggccacggtctgACGCTGGAGAATCACAGCGAGTTCGACAGCAAActgcacggtggccacggataCGATCTGGGCCACGCCGGGTCCGAGCATATCGGCCAGGACCACTTCAGTGGCCACGAGTACGAGCACCACCAGTACGGACACGAGCTGGAGGAGGGCGATGACAACTGA